A single region of the Mustela lutreola isolate mMusLut2 chromosome 2, mMusLut2.pri, whole genome shotgun sequence genome encodes:
- the RTP1 gene encoding receptor-transporting protein 1, with amino-acid sequence MRIFRPWRLRCPALRLPSFPVFSLKWSLPSLPTDETMCKSVTTGEWKKVFYEKMEEAKPADSWDLIIDPNLKHNVLAPGWKQYLELHASGRFHCSWCWHTWQSPHVVILFHMYLDRAQRAGSVRMRVFKQLCYECGTARLDESSMLEENIESLVDNLITSLREQCYGERGGQYRIHVASRQDTRRHRGEFCEACQEGIVHWKPSEKLLEEEATTYTFSRAPSPTKPQAEEGSGCNFCSIPWCLFWATVLLLIIYLQFSFRSSV; translated from the exons ATGAGGATTTTTAGACCGTGGAGACTGCGCTGCCCTGCCCTGCGCCTGCCTTCTTTCCCTGTGTTCTCACTCAAGTGGAGcttgccctccctccccactgacGAGACCATGTGTAAAAGCGTGACCACAGGTGAATGGAAGAAGGTCTTCTATGAGAAGATGGAGGAGGCCAAGCCAGCCGACAGCTGGGACCTCATCATAGATCCCAACCTCAAGCACAACGTGCTAGCCCCGGGCTGGAAGCAGTACCTGGAATTGCATGCCTCAGGCAG GTTCCACTGCTCCTGGTGCTGGCACACCTGGCAGTCGCCCCACGTGGTCATCCTCTTCCACATGTACCTGGACCGCGCCCAGCGGGCGGGCTCGGTGCGCATGCGCGTCTTCAAGCAGCTGTGCTATGAGTGCGGAACCGCGCGGCTGGACGAGTCGAGCATGCTGGAGGAGAACATCGAGAGCCTGGTGGACAACCTCATCACCAGCCTGCGCGAGCAGTGCTACGGGGAGCGTGGCGGCCAGTACCGCATCCACGTGGCCAGCCGCCAGGACACCCGGCGGCACCGCGGCGAGTTCTGCGAGGCCTGCCAGGAGGGCATCGTGCACTGGAAGCCCAGCGAGAAGCTGCTGGAGGAGGAGGCGACCACCTACACATTCTCCCGGGCGCCCAGCCCCACCAAGCCCCAGGCCGAGGAGGGTTCTGGCTGCAACTTCTGCTCCATCCCCTGGTGCTTGTTTTGGGCCACAGTCTTGCTGCTGATCATCTACCTGCAGTTCTCCTTCCGCAGCTCTGTCTGA